The following coding sequences are from one Paenibacillus sp. JDR-2 window:
- a CDS encoding helix-turn-helix transcriptional regulator, with protein MSFVELQTPPLPYYWESGRSEFRTGDRHPNRRNFGIFDLIIVSEGELFIGENGQEWSLGKGDTLLLLPDGEHYSVKPCEQHTVFYWVHFEHLNWRSHAKEGASAQSFLNPHLIRIPKHISLTDPENALKLMYQLLNLTVGDSFWEEQGLLAQLLSLLENESLNKTSTPAARLAEKAAFYLQQNFQKDITSELLAEELHFHPNYIVRCMKKRYGMTPSHYLLEFRLDRAKKLLVSSEWSIERIAEEVGFRYAPYFTACFKRREGISPLRYRKSVQQ; from the coding sequence TTGAGCTTCGTAGAACTGCAAACCCCGCCCCTCCCTTATTACTGGGAGTCCGGCCGCTCCGAGTTTCGAACCGGAGACCGGCATCCCAATCGAAGAAACTTCGGCATATTCGACTTGATTATTGTTTCTGAAGGAGAGTTATTTATCGGGGAGAACGGTCAGGAATGGTCGCTTGGCAAAGGGGATACCTTACTTTTGCTGCCGGACGGTGAGCACTATTCGGTGAAGCCTTGCGAGCAGCATACCGTTTTTTATTGGGTACATTTCGAGCATCTTAACTGGCGGTCGCATGCCAAGGAAGGAGCTTCGGCGCAATCTTTCCTGAATCCTCACCTCATTCGAATTCCGAAGCATATTTCCCTTACTGATCCCGAGAATGCCTTAAAGCTGATGTATCAGCTGCTGAATCTGACCGTCGGGGATTCCTTTTGGGAGGAACAAGGCTTGCTGGCACAGCTTCTCTCGTTGCTCGAAAACGAAAGCTTGAACAAAACCAGCACTCCGGCTGCGCGTCTCGCGGAAAAAGCCGCCTTTTATCTACAGCAGAATTTCCAGAAAGACATTACAAGCGAGCTTCTTGCCGAAGAACTGCACTTTCACCCTAATTACATCGTCCGCTGCATGAAGAAGCGTTACGGCATGACGCCCAGCCACTACTTGCTTGAATTCCGTCTGGACCGGGCAAAGAAGCTGCTCGTTTCCTCCGAATGGTCGATTGAACGAATTGCCGAAGAGGTTGGTTTCCGGTATGCCCCTTATTTCACGGCCTGCTTCAAGCGCAGGGAAGGGATTTCTCCTCTACGCTACCGCAAATCGGTTCAGCAATAA
- a CDS encoding serine/threonine protein kinase produces the protein MIEDWKQVEEALKSIEVVGHENNKPVSVVGFSEDLRCIGIGTDAAVFYHPDTPNYAYKVYTAQSLEKKNVEAGIYERLQGSPYFAHCYGAGSNYLVLSLEQGVTLYDCLLQGIPVSEQVIQDVENAREFIRSQGMNPRDIHLKNVLLQDGRGKVLDVSEYSKDGNDNRWEHLVWSFKHFYPMISGVQIPLWILETITNWYNRIDTASFGIEDFSKRVSQLFLGKRK, from the coding sequence GTGATTGAGGATTGGAAACAAGTTGAGGAAGCACTGAAGAGCATTGAGGTCGTTGGACATGAAAATAATAAGCCGGTTTCCGTTGTCGGCTTCTCGGAAGATTTGCGTTGCATCGGCATAGGAACCGATGCCGCGGTCTTTTATCACCCTGACACTCCTAATTACGCATATAAAGTATATACCGCTCAGTCATTAGAGAAGAAGAACGTGGAAGCAGGCATCTATGAACGGTTACAAGGCTCCCCCTATTTTGCCCATTGTTATGGTGCCGGTTCCAATTATCTGGTGTTAAGTTTGGAACAAGGAGTTACTCTATATGATTGTCTACTACAGGGGATTCCAGTATCAGAGCAGGTGATACAGGACGTCGAAAACGCCCGGGAGTTTATTCGCAGCCAAGGAATGAACCCAAGAGATATTCATCTTAAAAATGTACTTCTGCAGGATGGAAGAGGTAAAGTACTTGATGTTTCGGAATATAGCAAGGACGGAAACGATAACCGGTGGGAACACTTAGTATGGTCATTCAAACATTTTTATCCTATGATTAGCGGAGTACAGATCCCTTTGTGGATATTGGAAACCATAACGAATTGGTACAACCGGATCGATACGGCAAGTTTTGGAATAGAAGACTTCTCAAAACGGGTGAGTCAACTTTTCTTGGGAAAACGCAAATAG
- a CDS encoding AraC family transcriptional regulator, giving the protein MTEQTKDSRSAGGKSISIHKKTLDQLIGMTERMTLEEGRNSTIVPFLSIVKRSRDTVRCPGVLTPSFCLILQGEKKLYLGQDIFHYSAGDYVASLLDIPAFGQVVGATEEKPYIGLRVDFTTQEIASVVVEAEILAESKEKDLTSAAFIGKSDANLLDIFYRLLKLIDKPKEARFLSELLKKEMIFNLLSGDFGHLFMQKVLFGQRADGVAKAIHWIQENYTHSFTVEELAKSCNMSTSGLHHKFKAITTMGPLQYQKQLRLQEARRLMLSGPVGATTAALTVGYESPSQFNREYRRLFGQPPLQDIKTLRKASGGVEFEDPI; this is encoded by the coding sequence ATGACGGAGCAAACAAAGGATTCCCGTTCAGCGGGAGGGAAAAGTATTTCGATTCATAAAAAAACGCTGGATCAGCTTATTGGAATGACAGAGAGGATGACGCTCGAAGAAGGGCGGAATTCAACGATCGTACCTTTCCTGTCCATCGTTAAACGCAGTCGCGATACGGTGCGGTGTCCTGGCGTATTGACACCTTCTTTTTGTCTGATTCTCCAAGGGGAGAAAAAGCTGTATCTCGGTCAGGATATCTTTCATTACAGCGCGGGGGATTACGTTGCATCTCTGCTGGATATCCCCGCTTTTGGCCAGGTTGTCGGAGCAACCGAAGAGAAGCCTTATATCGGACTGCGCGTCGATTTCACGACGCAGGAGATTGCTTCCGTCGTCGTAGAAGCTGAGATCCTTGCGGAGTCAAAAGAAAAAGATTTGACTTCCGCGGCCTTTATCGGCAAATCGGATGCCAATCTGCTGGACATCTTTTACCGGCTGCTGAAGTTAATCGACAAGCCGAAAGAAGCCCGGTTTCTGTCCGAGCTGTTGAAGAAGGAAATGATTTTTAACCTGCTGTCAGGCGATTTTGGACATTTATTTATGCAGAAAGTACTGTTTGGCCAACGGGCGGATGGGGTAGCGAAGGCGATTCATTGGATCCAGGAAAATTACACCCACTCCTTTACGGTCGAGGAGCTGGCGAAGTCATGCAATATGAGTACGTCCGGGCTTCATCATAAATTTAAAGCCATTACTACAATGGGGCCTTTGCAGTATCAGAAGCAGCTGCGTCTGCAGGAAGCGCGGCGCCTGATGCTGAGCGGTCCGGTAGGCGCAACAACAGCCGCGCTGACGGTAGGTTATGAAAGCCCGTCGCAGTTCAACCGGGAATACCGAAGACTTTTCGGCCAGCCTCCCCTTCAGGATATCAAGACGCTTCGCAAAGCGTCGGGCGGTGTGGAATTCGAGGATCCAATATAA
- a CDS encoding glycoside hydrolase family 127 protein, producing MKDTQISIKDDFWNEYTELVRKTVIPYQWEALNDRIQDAEPSYSIRNFRIAAGLEKGEFGGWIFQDSDLYKWLEAVAYSLERQPDPELEKIADEAIELIGQAQHENGYLNTYFTIQEPGKEWSNLYEAHELYCAGHLFEAAVAYYRATGKRELLDISCRFADLIASLFGTEPGQMRAYCGHPEVELALVKLYQATGEERYLNLSLYFIDERGSKPNYFLEEWERRGRTTIWAQGEPNLEVYQSHLPVREQPVAVGHAVRAVYLYTAMADLARLTGDVKLREACERLWANTTGKQMYITGGIGATHLGEAFTFDHDLPNDIVYAETCASIGLIFWARRMLQLEAKSEYADVMERALYNNVLGSMAKDGKHFFYVNPLEVWPEASAKSPDKFHVKPVRQKWFGCSCCPPNVARLLGSLDEYIYDVSEDGSTVRVHLFIGSEVAFETEGKKIVLNQKSELPWNGQVEFKVSLQEDKGDVPFMLALRIPNWFSSKEALLKINGETVRYHVDKGYATVYRVWQDGDRVEWLLPIETQLIAANPLIRADAGKAAIQRGPLVYCVEEADNGKPLASLSLAEEPELTASKASDLLGGCVVVEGNGVVIDNSGWAEGQSYQPLIKHRESVRFKAIPYYLWGNREPGEMNVWLRY from the coding sequence ATGAAGGACACGCAGATCAGCATCAAGGATGATTTTTGGAATGAATATACAGAGCTTGTACGCAAAACGGTCATCCCTTATCAATGGGAGGCTTTAAACGACCGTATTCAAGACGCGGAGCCCAGCTACTCGATCCGTAATTTCCGGATTGCCGCGGGCTTGGAGAAGGGCGAATTCGGCGGATGGATTTTCCAAGACAGCGATCTCTATAAATGGCTGGAGGCTGTTGCCTATTCGCTTGAACGTCAGCCCGATCCGGAGCTGGAAAAGATTGCGGATGAAGCCATAGAGCTGATCGGACAAGCTCAGCATGAGAACGGATATTTAAACACTTATTTCACTATTCAAGAGCCCGGCAAAGAATGGTCCAACCTGTATGAAGCGCATGAGCTGTATTGCGCGGGTCATTTATTCGAAGCCGCCGTTGCTTATTATCGGGCAACCGGCAAGCGTGAGCTGCTCGACATTTCCTGCCGTTTTGCCGATCTTATCGCAAGCTTGTTTGGTACGGAACCAGGGCAAATGCGGGCTTATTGCGGCCATCCGGAGGTTGAACTCGCCTTAGTTAAGCTGTATCAGGCTACGGGGGAAGAACGGTATCTGAACCTGAGCTTGTACTTTATCGACGAACGCGGCAGCAAGCCAAATTATTTCCTGGAGGAATGGGAACGACGCGGCCGGACAACGATTTGGGCGCAAGGGGAGCCTAATCTCGAGGTTTACCAGAGCCATCTTCCGGTTCGCGAGCAGCCGGTTGCCGTCGGACACGCCGTTCGTGCGGTATATCTGTATACGGCAATGGCGGACCTTGCCCGCTTAACCGGTGACGTCAAGCTCCGCGAAGCATGCGAGCGGCTGTGGGCGAATACGACCGGCAAGCAAATGTACATCACCGGGGGGATTGGCGCGACGCATCTCGGAGAAGCTTTTACATTCGATCATGATCTTCCGAACGATATTGTCTACGCGGAGACCTGCGCGTCGATCGGCCTGATCTTCTGGGCACGGCGGATGCTTCAGTTGGAGGCCAAAAGCGAGTACGCGGACGTGATGGAGCGGGCCTTGTACAATAACGTGCTCGGAAGCATGGCGAAGGACGGCAAGCATTTCTTCTATGTGAATCCGCTTGAGGTATGGCCGGAAGCGAGCGCTAAGAGCCCGGATAAATTCCATGTGAAGCCGGTTAGGCAAAAATGGTTCGGATGCTCCTGCTGCCCGCCAAACGTAGCCCGTTTGCTTGGTTCTCTCGACGAGTACATTTATGATGTTTCGGAGGATGGCTCAACCGTGCGCGTTCATCTCTTTATCGGAAGCGAAGTGGCATTCGAGACGGAAGGCAAGAAAATCGTGCTGAATCAGAAATCGGAGCTCCCGTGGAACGGTCAGGTTGAATTTAAGGTATCGCTGCAAGAAGATAAAGGCGATGTTCCGTTTATGCTTGCGCTTCGTATTCCGAACTGGTTCTCGTCGAAAGAGGCGCTATTGAAAATAAACGGAGAAACGGTCCGTTACCATGTGGATAAAGGTTACGCAACCGTATATCGCGTATGGCAGGACGGTGATCGGGTGGAATGGCTGCTGCCAATCGAGACGCAGCTGATTGCCGCGAATCCTTTAATCCGTGCGGATGCCGGTAAAGCCGCCATTCAACGCGGACCGCTTGTCTACTGCGTAGAGGAAGCGGACAACGGCAAGCCGCTGGCATCTCTGTCGCTTGCGGAAGAACCGGAACTGACGGCAAGTAAAGCTTCGGACCTGCTTGGAGGCTGCGTCGTAGTGGAAGGGAACGGAGTTGTTATCGACAATTCCGGCTGGGCAGAAGGTCAGTCTTATCAGCCGTTAATCAAGCATAGAGAATCCGTCCGTTTCAAAGCGATTCCTTACTATCTGTGGGGCAACCGCGAGCCTGGCGAAATGAACGTATGGCTACGCTATTAA
- a CDS encoding alpha/beta-type small acid-soluble spore protein → MSRSNSNTLVVPQAAQALDQIKFEVASELGISLSRDGYNGDITTYNAGKIGGSITRRLVEIAEQSLGGASANFRR, encoded by the coding sequence ATGTCTAGAAGCAACAGCAATACTTTAGTGGTACCACAAGCAGCGCAAGCTTTGGATCAAATCAAATTCGAAGTGGCTTCAGAGCTCGGTATTTCCTTATCGCGTGATGGTTACAACGGTGATATTACAACTTATAATGCCGGAAAAATCGGCGGATCGATTACTCGCCGTTTGGTTGAAATCGCTGAGCAAAGCCTCGGCGGTGCATCCGCTAACTTCCGTCGTTAG
- a CDS encoding AI-2E family transporter, giving the protein METLKNFFTHPIIKRIVFVLLVVVLLYSLRDMLNLLLLLFMVTFVMMRLQSFITKQIRRVIPVSPVVVTSVLYVALVFGLVYGLVNYVPKLINEIVDIVNNVQKFLGSAQNDQIAQVVADTLDKIEYKTFLNSALAYAKKIGGWLEIILLVILLSYFFLLERRKIVQFTEKFSNSSIGWLYLEFRYFGGKFIASFGKVLEVQLMIALFNTALTIAGLWIMGFPYLFALTIMVFLLSLIPVAGVVVSFVPIGIIGYQLGGIKTVIWVIVLVLLIHALETYFLNPRLYSHKTNLPMFYTFFILILSEHYMGIWGLLIGIPIFMFMLDVLKVEQADSLEEQAKPVKSGR; this is encoded by the coding sequence TTGGAAACACTCAAAAACTTTTTCACTCATCCGATTATCAAAAGAATTGTGTTTGTCTTACTGGTCGTTGTTCTTCTCTACAGTCTCCGCGATATGTTGAATTTGTTGCTGCTTCTGTTTATGGTCACGTTTGTGATGATGCGGCTGCAGAGTTTTATAACCAAGCAAATTCGCAGGGTGATCCCGGTGTCGCCTGTTGTAGTGACCTCTGTTTTGTATGTCGCGCTTGTGTTTGGCCTCGTCTACGGTCTGGTCAATTACGTGCCAAAGCTAATTAACGAGATCGTGGATATAGTCAACAACGTGCAAAAGTTTTTAGGATCGGCACAAAACGATCAGATCGCCCAAGTGGTCGCCGATACGCTCGACAAAATCGAATACAAAACGTTTTTGAACAGTGCGCTCGCTTACGCCAAGAAGATTGGCGGCTGGCTCGAGATTATTTTGCTGGTTATCTTGCTTAGCTATTTCTTCCTGCTGGAGAGGCGCAAGATCGTTCAGTTTACCGAGAAATTCAGCAACAGCTCGATTGGCTGGCTGTACCTCGAATTCCGGTATTTTGGCGGTAAGTTTATTGCTTCCTTCGGAAAAGTGCTTGAAGTACAGCTGATGATCGCCTTATTTAATACCGCGCTTACGATTGCCGGTCTGTGGATCATGGGCTTCCCGTACCTGTTCGCGCTTACCATCATGGTGTTTTTGCTTAGTCTTATCCCGGTTGCGGGAGTAGTCGTTTCCTTTGTCCCGATTGGCATTATCGGCTATCAGCTTGGCGGAATAAAAACCGTCATTTGGGTTATCGTTCTGGTGCTGCTTATTCATGCACTTGAAACGTACTTCTTGAATCCAAGGCTATATTCGCACAAAACAAACCTGCCGATGTTTTACACGTTCTTTATCCTTATTTTGTCCGAGCATTACATGGGCATCTGGGGACTGTTGATCGGTATTCCGATCTTTATGTTTATGCTGGACGTGTTAAAGGTGGAGCAGGCTGATTCATTGGAAGAGCAGGCGAAACCGGTGAAAAGCGGACGATAA
- a CDS encoding MFS transporter, producing MHQSKWIILTIIIACQLIVVLDASVMVTAIPQIGKTLHMSTTSLTWVHNSYILAFGGFLLLGARAGDLLGRRRMLSIGIGLFSLTSFFAGIAPTAEFLLISRALQGFAAALATPAALALLSATFVEAKERSRAISMYSAVSAAGGSIGLILGGFFTDFVSWRFGMFINVPIGIVLLYLVHKFIQPTNIRSGRFDIGGALTSVIGMSSLVYGLVQAADYGWGNPATWIPLAAGIILLAVFVLIESKAAEPIIPLRLFANRQRSGAYLGRFLMVGGNFSLFFFIPQYLQNALGFSSFEAGLAFLPFTVAQFGMMYIIPGLVRRFGNVKVLSAGLVIAIIGTLLLSRIVSEQTSFFPNIFILLAIMGIGAGMVFQPLTAMGLTGVQPQDSGAASGLVNVAHQSGASLGLAVLITVFNTSIRAEIPSVSEFAHAISNSILGSVFFILSALLVTFICFASVRQTTRKRALQANK from the coding sequence ATGCATCAGTCCAAATGGATTATTCTCACGATTATTATCGCGTGCCAGCTTATTGTTGTGCTTGACGCGTCCGTTATGGTAACGGCCATTCCCCAAATCGGAAAGACGCTTCACATGTCGACAACCAGCTTGACTTGGGTTCATAACAGCTATATTCTCGCCTTCGGCGGTTTCTTGCTGCTTGGTGCCCGGGCGGGAGATTTATTGGGGCGCAGACGAATGCTTAGCATAGGAATCGGGTTGTTCTCATTGACCTCATTCTTTGCAGGTATAGCGCCAACGGCTGAATTCTTGCTTATCTCGCGAGCCCTGCAAGGGTTTGCAGCCGCACTCGCCACGCCAGCTGCGCTGGCTTTGCTGTCTGCCACCTTTGTTGAAGCGAAGGAACGCTCCCGGGCGATATCCATGTACAGTGCCGTTTCGGCTGCGGGAGGAAGTATCGGACTCATTCTTGGCGGATTCTTCACCGATTTTGTCTCCTGGCGCTTCGGTATGTTTATTAATGTACCCATCGGAATTGTTTTGCTGTACCTGGTTCACAAATTTATTCAGCCAACAAACATCAGATCCGGCCGCTTTGATATTGGCGGCGCGCTGACCTCTGTTATCGGCATGTCATCCTTGGTCTACGGTTTGGTTCAAGCCGCGGATTACGGCTGGGGTAACCCTGCAACTTGGATTCCGCTGGCGGCCGGAATTATCCTGTTGGCGGTATTTGTTCTTATTGAATCCAAGGCGGCAGAGCCGATTATCCCGCTGCGATTATTTGCGAACCGCCAGCGTTCCGGGGCATACTTGGGAAGATTTCTGATGGTAGGCGGGAACTTTTCACTCTTTTTCTTCATCCCGCAATATTTGCAAAATGCCCTTGGGTTCAGCTCCTTTGAAGCAGGTCTTGCCTTCCTGCCGTTTACCGTTGCGCAGTTCGGAATGATGTACATTATCCCGGGACTGGTTCGGCGGTTTGGCAATGTCAAAGTGCTGTCTGCCGGTTTGGTCATTGCGATTATCGGCACTCTTCTGCTAAGCAGAATCGTTTCTGAGCAAACATCGTTCTTTCCGAATATATTTATCCTTCTCGCTATCATGGGTATCGGTGCCGGAATGGTATTCCAGCCGCTTACGGCAATGGGTCTTACCGGTGTGCAGCCACAAGACAGCGGTGCGGCTTCGGGTCTAGTCAATGTCGCCCATCAAAGCGGAGCTTCCTTGGGCCTTGCGGTTCTCATCACGGTGTTTAATACCTCGATTCGCGCGGAAATCCCTTCCGTATCGGAATTTGCGCATGCGATCTCGAACTCCATATTAGGATCCGTCTTCTTTATCCTTTCTGCCTTGCTGGTGACGTTTATCTGCTTTGCTTCCGTTCGGCAGACGACCCGCAAACGGGCTCTGCAAGCCAATAAATAA
- a CDS encoding YjgB family protein — protein sequence MKFYKSMKKIAVASVVAGTLALSATGAVPSHAAAAQSAASVDAHAKAFETLMSFYKPALNGQFPNFHGFTIGSTTHESVIKAIGEAESPAKDSDDFDVYHSEMGHPGYAISYKLGKIKEMRYFGTNVERQTNLGGISVKMLVQHWGTPNESVQIKSGKTVQKKITYVRGKYQLEFIFDGTNGTNLNHINLVNKTIK from the coding sequence ATGAAATTTTATAAATCCATGAAAAAAATCGCAGTGGCTTCAGTGGTCGCTGGAACGTTAGCATTGTCTGCCACAGGCGCTGTCCCATCGCATGCTGCCGCCGCACAAAGCGCCGCTTCCGTTGATGCGCACGCAAAAGCCTTTGAAACGCTGATGAGTTTCTATAAGCCGGCCCTTAATGGCCAGTTCCCTAATTTCCACGGTTTTACGATTGGTTCAACTACGCATGAGTCGGTTATCAAAGCTATTGGTGAAGCTGAATCTCCGGCAAAGGATTCCGACGACTTTGATGTATATCATTCCGAAATGGGTCATCCTGGATATGCGATTAGCTATAAGCTAGGCAAAATCAAAGAAATGCGCTACTTCGGAACAAATGTGGAGCGGCAGACCAACCTGGGAGGCATCTCCGTTAAAATGCTGGTTCAACACTGGGGCACTCCAAATGAGTCCGTCCAGATTAAGTCGGGCAAAACCGTACAAAAGAAAATTACCTATGTTCGAGGTAAATACCAACTCGAATTCATCTTTGATGGCACGAATGGAACGAACTTGAATCATATCAACCTAGTGAACAAAACGATTAAGTAA